The proteins below come from a single Pieris brassicae chromosome 1, ilPieBrab1.1, whole genome shotgun sequence genomic window:
- the LOC123715038 gene encoding methionine--tRNA ligase, mitochondrial: MRLTTRFLSSAIQKRPFYITTPIFYVNAAPHLGHLYTAVVADAIQRFEKLTNPETNVIFSTGTDEHGTKIQQAAAKVNLSLPDYCTAVSQEYRDLFKDFHVEFTDFVRTTEERHKKAVRHFWKKLVKKDYIYKAKYSGWYSVNDEAFVPDAQIRVDDTPDGKVRVSVESGHKLEWTEETNYMFRLSAFKQHLKEWLQTDGVVTPSKFQKQLQEMVENDVYLPDISVSRPASRVHWAIRVPDDEEQSIYVWLDALINYLTVCGYPDDDHMKDKGRPWPADVQVVGKDILKFHGIYWPAFLMAIKWHPPRQLLCHSHWTVDGSKMSKSLHNVVDPRHTAASHALRYLMLREATMADDANYSETKLINTANSELADTLGNLVSRSCGPALNPRCEFPALHQQELAECCQLQVTSQLLDAVERLPDTCRSHYSNYQFYKAVDAVIHALHLANLFFETLKPWELKKKPESQKELDVVLHLTLETLRICSIILQPIIPDITNKLLDKLHVGQNFRSWQHCEKPSWRLKGAIYETKNIQGGKFVLFQRIYVDKSNAKKKKASA, encoded by the exons ATGCGTCTCACGACTCGTTTCTTGTCTTCAGCCATTCAGAAAAGaccattttatataacaaccccaatattttatgttaatgcTG CACCTCATTTAGGACATTTATACACTGCAGTTGTGGCAGATGCAATACAACGGtttgaaaaattaacaaatccTGAAACAAATGTGATCTTTAGTACTG GCACAGATGAACATGGTACTAAGATCCAGCAGGCTGCTGCTAAGGTGAACCTCTCTCTACCCGACTACTGTACAGCTGTATCGCAGGAATatagagatttatttaaagattttcatGTTGAGTTTACTGATTTTGTACGAACTACAGAAGAGAGACATAAAAAAGCTGTTAGGCACTTTTGG aaaaaattagttaaaaaagaCTATATTTACAAAGCCAAGTATTCAGGATGGTATAGTGTGAATGATGAGGCATTTGTGCCTGATGCTCAGATTAGAGTTGATGACACACCTGATGGTAAG GTAAGAGTGTCAGTAGAATCAGGACACAAATTAGAATGGACAGAGGAAACTAACTATATGTTTAGACTGAGCGCATTCAAGCAGCATCTCAAAGAATGGCTTCAGACAG ATGGCGTTGTGACACCTAGCAAATTTCAAAAGCAGTTGCAAGAAATGGTAGAAAACGATGTATACCTACCAGATATTTCCGTCAGTAGACCGGCATCCAGGGTGCATTGGGCTATACga GTACCGGACGATGAAGAGCAAAGTATATACGTGTGGCTGGACGCTCTAATAAACTACCTTACGGTGTGCGGATACCCCGATGATGACCACATGAAGGACAAGGGCAGACCCTGGCCTGCAGATGTACAAGTTGTCGGAAAGGATATATTGAA ATTCCACGGTATCTACTGGCCAGCATTCCTAATGGCCATCAAGTGGCATCCACCGCGTCAGTTGCTCTGCCATAGTCATTGGACGGTCGATGGCAGTAAGATGTCAAAAAGTCTCCACAACGTGGTAGACCCAAGGCATACGGCTGCGTCTCATGCCCTTAGATATTTAATGTTACGAGAGGCAACAATGGCGGATGACGCTA attatagCGAAACAAAACTAATCAACACAGCGAACTCCGAATTAGCAGATACACTAGGCAATTTAGTAAGTAGAAGCTGTGGACCAGCACTGAACCCGAGATGTGAGTTCCCCGCCCTACATCAACAGGAATTGGCAGAGTGTTGCCAGCTCCAAGTCACGTCACAGTTATTAGATGCCGTGGAAAGGTTGCCAG acACATGTCGCTCGCACTATTCAAACTACCAATTTTATAAAGCAGTGGATGCGGTCATACACGCCTTACATTTAGCCAATTTGTTCTTCGAAACTTTAAAACCCTGGGAACTCAAGAAGAAACCGGAAAGCCAAAAAGAGTTAGATGTTGTACtgcatttaacactcgaaACTTTACGTATTTGCTCAATAATTTTACAGCCAATAATACCAGATATAACAAATAAGCTTTTAGATAAATTGCACGTCGGGCAGAATTTTAGGAGTTGGCAACACTGTGAGAAACCGTCTTGGCGGTTGAAGGGCGCCATCTATGAAACGAAGAATATACAAGGCGGAAAGTTTGTTTTGTTCCAGCGTATTTATGTTGATAAAAGTAATGCGAAAAAGAAAAAGGCTAGTGCGTGA
- the LOC123714974 gene encoding erythroid differentiation-related factor 1, translated as MEDYEAENEIKRNKDRSPSPDVKSTAVVKYTAFQSPVGYARLQCNTDLNLPPSNWGGIDTYGLKQILTRGTGLSSFRMAHMFPDCVGEVDLISDAECIKKLLKLPYQPNGTVSMMVHRVQNTLLLDDFDVYDYLMKSEWSWLKDFFYENIIKTMSEKERMSLTPARTASALQLTHKFLSHSLLERPQPLPAPVPDTPDWISGPHLPEPESRTEESTPEDSYNRNVLWTFEDIHMLIGSNLPIFGDKDRPCVSLRLRDAREPINVLTGIDYWLDNLMCNVPEVLMCYHLDGIVQKYEPMKTEDLPNMENSKFSPKVIRNVAQNILSFLKSNVTKSGHTYWLFKGPHDDVVKLYDLTSLCPDSLDNPFTTPVAMLLYRVARNMRIMNRTRHVRQLLEHVVQLLQVERYPQIVASSHYMLSDLYVPATTNPACPDFKDEILEPDEDSDFGNSAEFNDNVDRTSEADTENEEREEKKTEDNLEAKGDSLALQVRCLTLKDTGNKNTQHSGSAKEKESVSSGLGVEVPDRCGRALSHALKGLSALHHLTIDKAKEEERVRLKEQIINEEQHPKMANPFEPIKMDYQPMNKKKEPKEHVSRSRRRRRERKQSEKTGNYLIEANSNVDKNAILIRKENNTYPTWHEPNRDDNFAWKLHLKTLLYEKICLAYATLAEYSYAHEQYGFSLKYIELASKCQKLLGSMIIKSRVVDASCLIGRIGDNFFQLSKHWSNLEQYQKQFQKDHDIDKKIRHEIENDLVDETEVTCKDFDLDISLPLSDLEAMKASCAYYRRASEAVPGGAHKRDELQRRLASVCNELAVRYMNDGQQIYMKYAEEDGENSAFPKDIRDQLKSLSHMSAECLDEATSIFESVKDVPNLALLYCNKARYMRFKAHCDRDGSTSEKRSLYNKAEDLYMDALKMLGPRENCGAAAVWDLVSWELSCHLYTKAVSMQDFPDLYGCEVMEVADAFKHALKYCLLSPGPRQYLYQFRAAMIYHRLGSLYHSQFRLTTEDGPKRRTLLNATCTSYQEASVRFAALEDIFMFLAVRLEHVAAMEGHAQISPNVKLKSFQTALELLQQSYSVLMLLKNRDPEEKDTKTEECDEKSLKNEHGLVSLFENRLHHILKSIIQYCRSKTNKDYEKMTDMYKKLYCASLKIVKNDDMRLYAASICDVLNIMNNIAKEFA; from the exons ATGGAAGACTACGAAGccgaaaatgaaataaaaagaaacaag GACCGGAGTCCATCTCCTGATGTAAAATCGACTGCTGTGGTCAAATACACTGCTTTTCAAAGTCCAGTTGGGTATGCTCGGCTGCAGTGCAATACTGACCTTAATCTCCCTCCCTCCAACTGGGGAGGGATAGATACATATGgtttgaaacaaattttaacgAGGGGTACAGGCTTATCAAG TTTCAGAATGGCACATATGTTTCCTGATTGTGTAGGTGAAGTTGATTTAATATCTGATGCTGAGTGCATCAAGAAATTGCTTAAATTACCTTATCAACCAAATGGAACT GTAAGCATGATGGTGCATAGAGTACAGAACACACTGCTATTAGACGACTTTGATGTTTATGACTACCTGATGAAGTCAGAATGGTCTTGGTTAAAGGATTTCTTCTatgaaaacataattaaaactatgtcTGAGAAg GAACGTATGTCCCTAACTCCAGCAAGAACTGCAAGTGCATTACAACTGACGCACAAGTTCCTGTCTCACAGTCTGCTTGAAAGGCCTCAGCCGTTGCCTGCGCCTGTTCCAGACACACCTGATTGGATTTCCG GTCCACACCTACCGGAACCGGAGTCACGTACAGAAGAATCGACCCCTGAGGACTCATATAACCGAAATGTACTATGGACCTTTGAAGACATTCATATGTTAATAGGCAGCAATCTCCCGATATTTGGCGATAAGGATCGACCATGCGTTAGTTTGAGGCTGCGAGATGCCCGGGAGCCTATCAATGTGTTAACAG GAATTGACTACTGGCTTGACAATTTAATGTGCAATGTCCCAGAAGTCTTAATGTGCTATCATTTAGACGGCATTGTACAGAAGTATGAGCCAATGAAAACCGAAGATCTGCCTAATATGGAAAACTCCAAGTTTTCTCCAAAAGTCATAAGGAATGTCgcccaaaatattttatccttTTTGAAGTCCAATGTCACCAAGTCTGGACACACATATTGGTTGTTTAAAG GTCCCCATGATGACGTGGTAAAACTCTACGATCTGACGTCCCTGTGTCCCGACAGTCTCGACAATCCGTTCACGACTCCAGTCGCGATGTTACTATACCGTGTCGCCCGTAACATGAGAATTATGAATCGGACGAGACATGTACGACAACTTTTGGAACATGTAGTGCAGTTGTTGCAAGTGGAAAGATATCCGCAAATTGTGGCTTCATCCCACTATATGTTGTCCGATTTGTATGTACCGGCCACGACTAATCCCGCATGCCCGGATTTTAAAG ATGAAATTCTAGAGCCAGACGAGGATTCTGATTTCGGAAACTCAGCTGAGTTTAATGATAACGTTGATAGGACTAGTGAGGCTGACACAGAGAATGAAGAGAGAgag GAGAAGAAAACCGAAGACAATTTAGAGGCGAAGGGAGACAGCCTGGCGTTACAAGTGAGATGTCTCACACTTAAGGATACAGGGAACAAGAACACACAACATAGTGGt agtGCAAAGGAAAAGGAGTCTGTCAGTTCGGGTCTGGGCGTAGAAGTTCCGGATAGATGTGGCCGAGCATTGTCACATGCACTCAAAGGTTTATCAGCTCTGCATCACCTTACTATTGATAAGGCCAAG GAAGAGGAACGCGTGCGTCTCAAAGAGCAAATAATAAACGAAGAGCAGCACCCGAAAATGGCTAACCCATTCGAGCCGATCAAAATGGACTATCAGCCAATGAACAAGAAAAAAGAACCAAAAGAACACGTATCAAGAAGCAGACGCCGGAGACGCGAAAGAAAACAGTCAGAGAAAACTGGGAATTACCTAATCGAAGCCAATTCGAATGTTGATAAAAACGCGATTCTAATACGCAAAGAGAACAACACATATCCAACTTGGCATGAGCCGAATAGGGATGACAATTTCGCCTGGAAACTGCATTTGAAGACGTTGTTATATGAGAAAATATGTCTCGCATACGCAACCCTAGCGGAATATAGTTACGCCCACGAGCAATATGGGTTTTCTTTGAAATACATAGAGCTTGCCAGCAAATGTCAGAAATTGTTAGGCAGTATGATAATCAAAAGTCGAGTCGTGGATGCGTCATGTCTTATTGGAAGGATTGGGGATAATTTCTTTCAACTCAGCAAACATTGGTCCAATCTGGAGCAGTACCAGAAGCAGTTCCAGAAGGATCATGATATCGATAAGAAAATTCGACACGAGATTGAGAATGATTTGGTGGATGAGACTGAAGTTACGTGTAAAGATTTCGATTTGG ATATATCCCTACCATTAAGCGATCTAGAAGCAATGAAGGCGTCGTGTGCGTATTACCGAAGGGCTAGTGAGGCAGTGCCGGGAGGCGCGCACAAGCGAGACGAATTGCAACGCCGCTTGGCCTCAGTTTGCAACGAACTCGCAGTCAGATATATGAACGATGGACAAC aaatctACATGAAATATGCAGAAGAAGATGGCGAAAACTCTGCATTTCCAAAAGACATTCGTGACCAGTTGAAATCCCTTTCGCATATGTCTGCGGAGTGCTTAGACGAGGCCACTTCGATATTCGAATCGGTCAAGGATGTTCCGAATTTGGCACTTTTGTACTGTAATAAGGCCAGATACATGAGGTTCAAGGCGCATTGTGATAGAGACGGGTCTAC ATCTGAAAAACGTAGCCTATACAACAAAGCCGAAGACCTCTACATGGATGCCCTGAAGATGCTAGGCCCTCGTGAGAACTGTGGAGCAGCAGCGGTTTGGGATCTGGTATCTTGGGAACTCTCGTGTCACCTCTACACTAAGGCAGTATCGATGCAGGACTTTCCGGACTTGTATGGATGT GAAGTAATGGAAGTAGCGGATGCGTTCAAACACGCGCTCAAGTATTGTCTTCTAAGCCCCGGCCCAAGGCAGTATCTTTACCAGTTTAGAGCCGCCATGATTTATCACCGGTTGGGTTCGTTGTACCACTCACAATTTAG aTTGACAACAGAGGACGGTCCCAAACGTCGTACGTTATTGAACGCAACTTGCACGAGTTACCAAGAGGCATCTGTTCGTTTCGCGGCGCTCGAAGACATCTTTATGTTCCTAGCAGTGAGGTTGGAACATGTGGCGGCTATGGAAGGCCACGCCCAAA tatcTCCAAACGTCAAACTAAAGTCCTTCCAAACTGCTTTAGAACTCTTACAACAGTCGTACTCCGTGTTGATGCTGTTAAAAAATCGCGATCCCGAAGAAAAAGACACAAAAACTGAGGAGTGCGATGAAAAATCGCTCAAAAATGAACATGGACTAGTCTCATTATTTGAAAACAGACTTCATcacatattaaaaagtattattcaGTATTGTCGATCGAAGACTAACAAAGACTATGAAAAAATGACAgatatgtacaaaaaattgtattgtgcAAGTttgaaaattgttaaaaatgacGATATGAGATTGTACGCGGCGAGTATTTgcgatgttttaaatattatgaataatattgcTAAAGAATTTGCGTAA
- the LOC123707641 gene encoding facilitated trehalose transporter Tret1-like, translated as MADSYAYDPVGSGAPVNQQAYRMEEGQLWRQYVIAGVANILIACLGYNMGWTAPINSKLNNTDESPLETIPTPDDLAWMGSILTIGAIFGPFVGGFAASKIGRKWGLISATIPLFIGWILVAVAKTMAYLFAGRIFWGVSVGMVFTISPMYCAEIATDDSRGALGSFLQAFITLGFLLVYGIGPYISYMAVAYVGVAVVALFCVLFFFMPESPTYYLLKNDRDAAAECLATIRGRSLAGVEAELSKMEVEVKASLEKTATIADVFRGSNFKAFYISCALVFFQQFCGINAVLFYMTDIFDASGTSLESSVATIIIGAVQVVASFITPLVVDRLGRRILLLISSCGTALGAGLLGMFFLLSENESPVVESISFLPILSLVVFIVTYCWGLGPLPWAVMSELFPIEVKAAASPIATAFCWVMSFLVTRYFPTISASLGMFVGFWIFGVCSVIAFFFTLFLVPETKGKSFQEIQEMLGAGKQRQEKA; from the exons CGAACATACTTATCGCATGTCTGGGCTACAACATGGGATGGACGGCACCTATCAACTCCAAGCTTAACAATACTGACGAATCACCCTTGGAAACCATACCCACTCCGGATGACTTGGCTTGGATGGGATCAATTCTCACCATTGGTGCTATATTTG gaCCATTTGTCGGGGGTTTCGCAGCATCAAAAATCGGTAGAAAATGGGGTTTGATTTCTGCTACCATCCCGCTATTTATCGGTTGGATCCTGGTGGCGGTGGCTAAGACTATGGCGTATTTATTCGCCGGTCGTATATTCTGGGGCGTGTCTGTCGGCATGGTCTTCACTATATCGCCAATGTACTGTGCCGAAATCGCTACG GATGATAGCCGTGGTGCACTCGGGTCTTTCCTCCAAGCCTTCATCACTCTGGGTTTCTTGCTGGTCTATGGGATTGGCCCATATATTTCGTATATGGCAGTTGCCTATGTAGGTGTAGCTGTAGTCGCACTCTTCTGTGTTCTCTTCTTCTTCATGCCGGAATCTCCTACTTACTACTTGCTAAAGA ATGACAGAGACGCAGCAGCAGAATGTCTTGCAACGATCCGTGGCCGctccctcgcgggtgttgaagCTGAACTTAGCAAAATGGAGGTCGAAGTGAAGGCTTCCTTGGAGAAGACTGCCACG ATTGCTGATGTCTTCCGCGGCAGTAACTTCAAAGCGTTCTACATCTCGTGTGCGCTGGTCTTCTTCCAGCAGTTCTGTGGTATCAACGCTGTTCTTTTCTACATGACTGACATCTTCGATGCATCAGGAACTTCTCTAGAATCTTCCGTCGCAACCATCATTATTGGTGCTGTACAG GTGGTAGCTTCATTCATCACACCGCTGGTCGTAGATAGGCTTGGTAGACGGATTCTTCTCCTCATCTCCTCATGTGGAACTGCTCTTGGAGCT GGTTTGCTCGGCATGTTCTTTCTTCTATCAGAGAACGAAAGTCCAGTGGTGGAATCTATCAGTTTCCTGCCTATTTTGTCTCTTGTGGTCTTCATTGTTACCTATTGCTGGGGTTTGGGACCATTACCTTGGGCTGTGATGAGTGAACTGTTCCCCATCGAAGTGAAGGCTGCAGCGTCACCTATTGCCACTGCTTTCTGCTGGGTGATGTCTTTCTTGGTTACCAG GTACTTCCCAACCATATCGGCATCCCTCGGGATGTTTGTTGGTTTCTGGATCTTCGGCGTTTGTAGTGTCATTGCCTTCTTCTTTACATTGTTCCTTGTGCCTGAGACCAAGGGCAAGAGCTTCCAGGAGATACAGGAAATGTTGGGAGCTgg AAAACAAAGACAAGAAAAGGCATAA